Proteins encoded in a region of the Oncorhynchus gorbuscha isolate QuinsamMale2020 ecotype Even-year linkage group LG16, OgorEven_v1.0, whole genome shotgun sequence genome:
- the LOC124000513 gene encoding S-phase kinase-associated protein 1-like → MPTIKLQSSDGEIFEVDVEIAKQSVTIKTMLEDLGMDDEGDDDPVPLPNVNAAILKKVIQWCTHHKDDPLPPEDDENKEKRTDDIPVWDQEFLKVDQGTLFELILAANYLDIKGLLDVTCKTVANMIKGKTPEEIRKTFNIKNDFTEEEEAQVRKENQWCEEK, encoded by the exons ATGCCCACAATTAAACTGCAAAGCTCAGATGGAGAGATCTTTGAGGTGGATGTGGAAATAGCAAAGCAGTCTGTTACAATAAAGACAATGCTGGAAG ATTTGGGTATGGATGATGAAGGAGATGATGATCCAGTCCCCCTCCCGAATGTGAATGCAGCCATCCTCAAGAAG GTGATCCAGTGGTGCACCCACCATAAAGACGACCCCCTTCCCCCCGAGGATGACGAGAACAAGGAGAAGAGGACTGACGACATTCCCGTCTGGGACCAGGAATTCCTCAAAGTGGACCAAGGGACCCTCTTCGAACTCATTCTG gCCGCAAACTATTTGGACATCAAAGGACTGCTAGATGTCACCTGCAAGACGGTGGCCAACATGATAAAAGGCAAGACCCCAGAGGAGATCAGGAAGACTTTCAATATCAAAAATGacttcacagaggaggaggaagctCAG GTACGCAAGGAGAACCAGTGGTGTGAAGAGAAATAA